The proteins below come from a single Saccharopolyspora sp. SCSIO 74807 genomic window:
- a CDS encoding discoidin domain-containing protein → MESERAEQPPWWRRLRRPRSRAGPGRMARRLLALAALAALLICAILLYPAGQWLVQDVLDKTMPSAHYNPRTCTADAEVPGHPASNVVDGVTNNYWGSPAPGATLDCSFDEPYRLLEIQVTPGPSIRGEIFGSQARPSKVEITATDAQHRTTTLEEPVDANPKEPAKIKTRLNDVVNVRIRVLEAANLTEGKHVAVGEIQFVRRN, encoded by the coding sequence GTGGAAAGCGAGCGAGCCGAACAACCGCCGTGGTGGCGCCGCCTGCGCCGCCCGCGGAGCAGGGCCGGGCCGGGCAGGATGGCGCGGCGGCTGCTCGCGCTCGCCGCGTTGGCGGCACTGCTGATCTGCGCGATCCTGCTGTACCCGGCGGGCCAATGGCTGGTGCAGGACGTGCTGGACAAGACCATGCCGTCAGCGCACTACAACCCGCGGACCTGCACCGCCGACGCCGAGGTGCCCGGCCATCCCGCCTCGAACGTGGTGGACGGGGTGACGAACAACTACTGGGGCTCACCAGCCCCCGGCGCGACCCTCGACTGCTCCTTCGACGAGCCGTACCGGCTGCTGGAGATCCAGGTGACCCCCGGTCCGTCCATCCGAGGGGAGATATTCGGCTCCCAGGCCAGGCCCAGCAAGGTGGAGATCACCGCCACCGACGCCCAGCACCGGACGACGACTCTCGAGGAACCGGTGGACGCGAACCCGAAGGAACCGGCCAAGATCAAAACCCGGCTCAACGACGTCGTCAACGTCCGGATCCGGGTGCTGGAGGCCGCCAACCTGACCGAGGGCAAGCACGTCGCGGTGGGCGAGATCCAATTCGTCCGCCGCAACTGA
- a CDS encoding phage tail protein, giving the protein MTRGELPELPSRYPLGELLPGLYAGDDLAQRFTAGLDTVLAPILSTLDNLAHYFDPRTAPEDFLEWLGGWVAAQLDPSWPDPLRRALVQRAVELHRWNGTPRGVVERLWLCLGVRSRVLDGPGAVISTRPGTALPGAPISEAVVQVWPGRAAVDRARVTELVDAVQPVHLNCTVEFLPGPPEGV; this is encoded by the coding sequence ATGACCCGGGGCGAGCTGCCCGAGCTGCCCAGCCGCTACCCGCTGGGCGAGCTGCTGCCCGGGCTGTACGCGGGCGATGACCTCGCGCAGCGGTTCACCGCCGGGCTGGACACCGTCCTCGCACCGATCTTGTCCACTTTGGACAACTTGGCGCACTACTTCGACCCGCGCACGGCGCCGGAGGACTTCCTGGAGTGGCTGGGCGGCTGGGTCGCCGCGCAGCTGGACCCGTCCTGGCCGGACCCGCTGCGGCGGGCCTTGGTGCAGCGAGCCGTGGAGCTGCACCGGTGGAACGGCACGCCGCGGGGCGTGGTCGAACGGTTGTGGCTGTGCCTCGGCGTGCGGTCGCGAGTACTGGACGGTCCGGGCGCGGTCATCTCGACCAGGCCCGGCACCGCGCTGCCCGGCGCGCCGATCAGCGAAGCCGTCGTGCAGGTGTGGCCGGGCCGGGCGGCGGTGGACCGGGCGCGCGTCACCGAACTCGTCGACGCGGTCCAGCCGGTGCACCTGAACTGCACCGTCGAATTCCTGCCCGGCCCACCGGAAGGGGTGTAG
- a CDS encoding putative baseplate assembly protein produces MALPSPNLDDRRFQQLVDEAKRHVQQRAPEWTDHNVSDPGVTLIETFAHMVDQLVYRLNRVPEKNHLAFLELLGVRLFPPAAAHAEVTFWLSAAQDETVLLPRGTEVTTAHAEEEQEIVFATVGELPIPPCELQTLMTLTAGGRPADRTPDLTAEQDVQCFQPVPVAGDAMLIGLDRPVPRCIVLVQLDSQVEGIGVDPRQPPLVWEAWDGAGWAGCEVLEDTTGGLNRPGDVLLQIGPAHTTSAVSGVRAGWLRCRVVEPEPDQPFYSETPTVRVAEVCTIGGTTTAEHAETIRDVPLGESAGVPGQRFALEQAPVLTDGEPIVVQVSADEGWQDWTVVEHFGHSGPADRHVTLDATNGEFAFPPAVRSPDGSLHRYGAVPAKGAHIRVPKLRTGGGRDGNVARGAISVLRSSVPYISEVQNREAAAGGVDGETVSEAMVRAPHQLRIQERAVTAEDHEQIARQAAPAAARIRCLPAGSDHEPGAARVLVVPDAVADSGDRLRFEQLIPTEQMLAKIAARLNERRLLGARLVVEPPYYQGITVVARLTTAEPEVNRVNTAALEALYRYLNPLRGGVDGTGWPFGRHVQAGEIFAVLQRVEGVALVDEVRLFPADPISGRRGSPVERVELARHALVFSHQHQVVVDSAEGSGTA; encoded by the coding sequence ATGGCGCTGCCCAGCCCCAACCTGGACGACCGGCGGTTCCAGCAGCTCGTCGACGAGGCCAAACGGCACGTGCAGCAACGCGCGCCGGAGTGGACCGACCACAACGTCTCCGATCCCGGCGTGACCCTGATCGAAACGTTCGCGCACATGGTGGACCAGCTGGTCTACCGGCTGAACCGGGTGCCGGAGAAGAACCACCTGGCGTTCCTGGAACTGCTGGGAGTCCGGCTGTTCCCGCCCGCGGCCGCGCACGCGGAGGTGACGTTCTGGCTCTCGGCGGCGCAGGACGAGACGGTGCTGCTGCCGCGGGGCACCGAGGTCACCACCGCGCACGCCGAGGAAGAGCAGGAGATCGTGTTCGCCACCGTCGGCGAGCTGCCGATCCCCCCGTGCGAGCTGCAGACGCTGATGACGTTGACCGCGGGCGGCCGGCCCGCCGACCGCACCCCCGACCTCACCGCCGAGCAGGACGTCCAGTGCTTCCAGCCGGTTCCCGTCGCGGGTGACGCGATGCTGATCGGGCTCGACCGGCCGGTTCCCCGCTGCATCGTGCTGGTGCAGCTGGACAGCCAGGTCGAAGGCATCGGGGTCGATCCGCGCCAGCCTCCGCTGGTCTGGGAGGCGTGGGACGGCGCGGGCTGGGCCGGCTGCGAAGTCCTCGAGGACACCACCGGCGGGCTCAACCGCCCCGGCGACGTGCTGCTGCAGATCGGCCCGGCGCACACCACTTCGGCCGTGTCCGGGGTGCGCGCCGGATGGCTGCGCTGCCGGGTCGTGGAACCCGAGCCGGACCAGCCGTTCTACTCCGAGACCCCGACCGTGCGGGTGGCCGAGGTGTGCACCATCGGCGGCACCACCACCGCCGAGCACGCCGAGACCATCCGGGACGTGCCGCTCGGCGAGTCCGCGGGGGTGCCCGGCCAGCGGTTCGCGCTGGAGCAGGCACCGGTGCTGACCGACGGGGAGCCGATCGTCGTGCAGGTTTCCGCCGACGAGGGCTGGCAGGACTGGACGGTCGTCGAGCACTTCGGACACTCCGGACCCGCGGACCGGCACGTCACGCTCGACGCCACCAACGGCGAGTTCGCCTTCCCGCCCGCCGTCCGGTCACCGGACGGCTCGCTGCACCGATACGGCGCGGTGCCCGCGAAAGGCGCGCACATCCGGGTGCCGAAGCTGCGCACCGGCGGCGGCCGGGACGGCAACGTCGCACGTGGCGCGATCTCGGTGCTGCGCAGCTCGGTGCCCTACATCTCCGAGGTGCAGAACCGGGAAGCCGCCGCTGGCGGCGTGGACGGTGAAACCGTCTCGGAAGCCATGGTCCGGGCCCCGCACCAGCTGCGGATCCAGGAACGCGCGGTCACCGCGGAAGATCACGAGCAGATCGCCCGCCAGGCCGCTCCCGCGGCCGCCCGCATCCGCTGCCTGCCTGCCGGTTCCGATCACGAACCCGGCGCGGCCCGCGTGCTGGTGGTGCCGGACGCGGTGGCCGACAGCGGCGACCGGCTCCGGTTCGAGCAGCTGATCCCGACCGAGCAGATGCTGGCCAAGATCGCCGCGCGGCTCAACGAGCGGCGCCTGCTCGGCGCGCGGCTCGTGGTGGAACCGCCGTACTACCAGGGCATCACCGTGGTGGCGCGGCTGACCACGGCCGAACCGGAGGTGAACCGGGTCAACACCGCGGCGCTGGAGGCGCTGTACCGGTACCTGAACCCGCTGCGCGGCGGCGTCGACGGCACCGGCTGGCCGTTCGGCAGGCACGTGCAGGCAGGCGAGATCTTCGCCGTGCTGCAGCGGGTCGAGGGCGTCGCGCTGGTCGACGAGGTGCGGTTGTTCCCCGCCGACCCGATCAGCGGGCGGCGCGGCAGCCCGGTGGAACGCGTCGAACTCGCCCGGCACGCGCTGGTGTTCTCGCACCAGCACCAGGTCGTGGTGGACAGCGCGGAAGGCAGCGGGACGGCATGA
- a CDS encoding GPW/gp25 family protein, translating into MSDRFIGRGWGFPLRVGPTGGIGMVERDQEIAEAIRLVLGTAPGERPMRPEFGCGIHDYVFAPGDGATAGQIAFEVRSALRRWEPRIEVTDVVIAFDTEQEGVLYIDLHYRVRSNNDERNLVFPFYTIPPGESAEVV; encoded by the coding sequence GTGAGCGACCGCTTCATCGGCCGCGGCTGGGGATTCCCGCTGCGAGTCGGGCCAACCGGCGGGATCGGCATGGTCGAACGCGATCAGGAGATCGCCGAGGCCATCCGGCTGGTGCTGGGCACCGCGCCGGGCGAACGACCGATGCGCCCGGAGTTCGGCTGCGGCATCCACGACTACGTGTTCGCCCCCGGCGACGGCGCCACGGCCGGGCAGATCGCCTTCGAGGTGCGCAGCGCGCTGCGCCGCTGGGAGCCCCGCATCGAGGTGACCGACGTGGTGATCGCCTTCGACACCGAGCAGGAAGGCGTGCTCTACATCGACTTGCACTACCGGGTGCGCAGCAACAACGACGAGCGCAACCTCGTGTTCCCGTTCTACACGATCCCGCCCGGCGAATCGGCGGAGGTCGTGTGA
- a CDS encoding PAAR domain-containing protein produces MPPAARAGDPTNHGGVVGPPPGPAATVFIGGKPAAVMGSTYTCANPYHPPNTVVAKPTRGGQVLIGGAPAAKMLDNTACGAQIMAGAPNVLIGGPL; encoded by the coding sequence ATGCCACCCGCAGCCCGGGCAGGAGATCCGACAAACCACGGCGGCGTCGTCGGGCCGCCGCCCGGCCCGGCCGCCACCGTGTTCATCGGCGGCAAACCGGCGGCGGTCATGGGCAGCACTTACACGTGCGCGAACCCATACCACCCGCCGAACACCGTGGTGGCCAAACCAACGCGCGGCGGTCAGGTGCTGATCGGCGGAGCGCCCGCCGCAAAGATGCTCGACAACACCGCCTGCGGAGCACAGATCATGGCCGGCGCGCCGAACGTGCTGATCGGGGGACCGTTGTGA
- a CDS encoding VgrG-related protein codes for MSGKESGRSIAAYPIIRAGAKLPEKWQDNLVSCVVDENVGLPDEALVTFRDPDHELLTDNPKLAIGEQLAVSVTATNESGEQKLFTGEITSLELDHDGTGTFTIVRAMSKAHRLMRGRKVQAFQNMAVEQIVRKVVTGAGLRAGRVKTPKRVTYQQLSQANVSDWEFLQQLAQEHGATVQVDENGKLDFLPLDPASGAPAPRTRASASPFVLEYGDNLKALRAVLTSTDQVNSVQVRGWDVQTKTAVVANRPVTSSSTTKPGMTATEATKKFGKGRKLVVTDTPYSTRAEAQAAAGALADSVSAGLGELEAVVNGNTELRAGTPVTLGNAGEKFSGRYTATAVHHVLEPGTGYRTTVLVSTSPDRSLAGLTTGAGAPDPGSRMPGLATGIVTDIKEAGRAQRGWVKLKFPWLDAKYVTDWVRTVQLGGQGGGGVFSPDVNDEVLVGFEQGCLDKPYVLGGLYNGKDSPSEHDLPLVDRRTGKVNRRSLVSRKGHRLELIDGMQGPPGVRIASGNKRLEVRMDERGRSVEIAVKRPGGRGAMSTVSVTDRGITLDAGMGDINLSGRSVSIDAKTTVSVNGKAGANISGGTNASLRAAMVRIN; via the coding sequence ATGAGCGGCAAGGAGAGCGGGCGTTCGATCGCCGCCTACCCGATCATCCGGGCGGGCGCGAAGCTGCCCGAGAAGTGGCAGGACAACCTGGTCTCCTGCGTCGTCGACGAGAACGTCGGGCTGCCGGACGAGGCGCTGGTGACCTTCCGCGACCCGGACCACGAGCTGCTCACCGACAACCCCAAGCTCGCCATCGGCGAGCAGTTGGCCGTCTCGGTCACCGCCACCAACGAAAGCGGCGAGCAGAAGCTGTTCACCGGCGAGATCACCTCGCTGGAACTGGACCACGACGGCACCGGCACGTTCACCATCGTGCGGGCGATGAGCAAGGCGCACCGGCTGATGCGCGGCCGCAAGGTGCAGGCGTTCCAGAACATGGCCGTCGAACAGATCGTGCGGAAGGTCGTCACCGGAGCGGGTCTGCGGGCCGGTCGGGTGAAGACGCCCAAGCGGGTCACCTACCAGCAGCTGTCCCAGGCCAACGTCTCGGACTGGGAATTCCTGCAACAGCTCGCCCAGGAACACGGAGCCACCGTGCAAGTCGACGAGAACGGCAAACTCGACTTCCTCCCGCTGGACCCGGCCTCCGGGGCACCGGCGCCGCGCACCCGGGCATCGGCCAGCCCGTTCGTGCTCGAGTACGGCGACAACCTGAAGGCGCTGCGGGCCGTGCTCACCTCCACCGACCAGGTCAACAGCGTCCAGGTCCGCGGCTGGGACGTGCAGACCAAGACCGCGGTGGTGGCCAACAGGCCCGTCACCAGCAGCAGCACCACAAAGCCGGGCATGACCGCCACGGAAGCCACCAAGAAGTTCGGCAAGGGCCGCAAACTCGTCGTCACCGACACCCCGTACAGCACCCGGGCAGAAGCCCAGGCCGCCGCGGGCGCGCTGGCCGACTCGGTGAGCGCGGGCCTCGGCGAACTCGAAGCGGTCGTCAACGGCAACACCGAACTGCGCGCGGGCACCCCGGTGACGCTGGGCAACGCGGGCGAGAAGTTCTCCGGCCGCTACACCGCGACCGCGGTGCACCACGTGCTCGAACCCGGCACCGGATACCGCACCACCGTGCTGGTCAGCACCTCGCCGGACCGGTCGCTGGCCGGGTTGACCACCGGCGCCGGCGCACCGGATCCCGGATCGCGGATGCCCGGACTGGCGACCGGCATCGTCACCGACATCAAGGAGGCGGGCCGGGCCCAGCGCGGCTGGGTGAAGTTGAAGTTCCCCTGGCTGGACGCCAAGTACGTCACCGACTGGGTCCGCACCGTGCAGCTCGGCGGTCAGGGCGGCGGCGGGGTGTTCAGCCCGGACGTCAACGACGAGGTGCTCGTGGGGTTCGAGCAGGGCTGCCTGGACAAGCCCTACGTGCTCGGCGGGCTCTACAACGGCAAGGACTCCCCGTCCGAGCACGACCTGCCGCTGGTGGACCGCCGGACCGGCAAGGTCAACAGGCGTTCGCTGGTGTCCCGCAAGGGCCACCGGCTGGAACTGATCGACGGCATGCAGGGCCCGCCCGGTGTGCGCATCGCCAGCGGGAACAAGCGGCTCGAAGTACGGATGGACGAACGCGGCCGCAGCGTCGAGATCGCGGTGAAGCGCCCCGGCGGTCGCGGGGCGATGAGCACCGTGTCGGTCACCGATCGCGGCATCACGCTCGACGCCGGGATGGGCGACATCAACCTGTCCGGGCGATCGGTGTCCATCGACGCGAAGACCACGGTCTCTGTCAACGGCAAGGCCGGCGCCAACATCTCCGGCGGCACCAACGCTTCGCTGCGCGCCGCCATGGTCCGGATCAACTGA
- a CDS encoding LysM peptidoglycan-binding domain-containing protein — MVTAPGRNLTRAQLRIMEPPAKTGAKPGATIKRVRLQFNPNKLALTKSTEWRRKPARSASESAMPEFVGSGPRSLSLEVFLDATSKHDDSVEKKVEDLMVACVPSPKSLKKKKPASPWVRFEWGTARTTSFNGVLTNFSVDYSLFDVDGKPLRATCSLAIEEATVDEPGQNPTSGAENARRTHRVVAGDTLPQLAWQEYGDATVWRIIAEANGIDDPMVLRPGSELLVPEETELDGAR; from the coding sequence ATGGTCACCGCACCGGGCCGCAACCTCACCCGGGCCCAGCTGCGCATCATGGAGCCGCCCGCCAAGACCGGGGCGAAGCCGGGCGCCACGATCAAACGCGTCCGCCTGCAGTTCAACCCGAACAAGCTGGCGCTGACCAAGAGCACCGAGTGGCGGCGCAAACCCGCCCGCTCCGCCTCCGAATCGGCGATGCCGGAGTTCGTCGGCAGCGGCCCGCGCTCGCTGTCGCTGGAGGTCTTCCTGGACGCCACCAGCAAGCACGACGACTCCGTGGAGAAGAAGGTCGAAGACCTCATGGTCGCGTGCGTGCCCAGCCCGAAGAGCCTGAAGAAGAAGAAACCCGCCAGCCCGTGGGTGCGGTTCGAGTGGGGCACCGCGCGCACCACCTCGTTCAACGGGGTGCTGACGAACTTCTCGGTGGACTACTCGCTGTTCGACGTCGACGGCAAGCCGCTGCGCGCGACCTGCTCGCTGGCCATCGAGGAAGCCACCGTCGACGAACCCGGCCAGAACCCCACTTCCGGCGCCGAGAACGCGCGCCGCACGCACCGGGTGGTGGCCGGTGACACGCTGCCGCAACTGGCCTGGCAGGAGTACGGCGACGCGACGGTGTGGCGGATCATCGCCGAGGCCAACGGCATCGACGACCCGATGGTGCTGCGCCCGGGCAGCGAACTGCTCGTGCCCGAAGAGACCGAACTGGACGGTGCGCGATGA
- a CDS encoding phage tail protein has product MADDIFASSVFFQLTIAGNELGRFHSCSGLGAQLEVEEFAEGGNNSFAWQLPTRLTWTNITLTRPVTEDTMKISRWLTRTIRRNTPKDGEIVALRPDLTPIARWQIQGIVPVSWQGPSFDPASSEAAVETLEIAHQGLQPS; this is encoded by the coding sequence GTGGCCGACGACATCTTCGCCAGCAGTGTGTTCTTCCAGCTCACCATCGCGGGCAACGAGCTGGGCCGCTTCCACAGCTGCAGCGGGCTCGGCGCCCAGCTGGAGGTCGAGGAGTTCGCCGAAGGCGGCAACAACTCGTTCGCCTGGCAACTGCCCACCCGACTGACCTGGACCAACATCACGCTGACCCGGCCGGTCACCGAGGACACGATGAAGATCTCGCGCTGGCTGACCCGCACCATCCGCCGCAACACGCCGAAGGACGGCGAGATCGTCGCGCTGCGCCCGGACCTGACCCCGATCGCCCGCTGGCAGATCCAGGGCATCGTCCCGGTCAGCTGGCAGGGCCCGTCGTTCGACCCGGCCAGCTCGGAAGCCGCGGTGGAAACCCTCGAAATCGCCCACCAGGGCTTGCAACCGTCCTGA
- a CDS encoding DUF6760 family protein: protein MTCAADRLYEEVAYVAYHFHWPREEILELDHLERRRWVREIANINQRLNEGG, encoded by the coding sequence GTGACCTGCGCGGCCGACCGGCTCTACGAAGAGGTCGCCTACGTGGCCTACCACTTCCACTGGCCGCGCGAGGAGATCTTGGAGCTGGACCACCTCGAGCGCAGGCGCTGGGTGCGCGAGATCGCGAACATCAACCAGCGACTGAACGAGGGCGGGTGA
- a CDS encoding phage tail protein: MAEGDALSVHRFGVELGSVQVETVKEVSGLVLEQEVVDIPQTTPTGKPMVKRQPGPQQGGEVTITRGLDKSSEFSQWLNKTLIDGDVENARENLTIEVMDSKGESVRRIMLFDAWVSKWEGPELTAGESNAATEKATIVFERIELE; the protein is encoded by the coding sequence ATGGCCGAAGGTGATGCGCTGTCCGTCCACCGGTTCGGTGTCGAACTCGGCAGCGTGCAGGTCGAGACGGTCAAAGAGGTCAGCGGTCTGGTACTGGAGCAAGAGGTGGTGGACATCCCGCAAACGACCCCGACCGGCAAGCCGATGGTCAAGCGCCAGCCCGGCCCGCAGCAAGGCGGCGAGGTCACCATCACCCGCGGCCTGGACAAGAGTTCCGAGTTCTCCCAATGGCTGAACAAGACGCTGATCGACGGCGACGTGGAGAACGCGCGGGAGAACCTGACCATCGAGGTGATGGATTCCAAAGGGGAATCCGTGCGCCGCATCATGCTGTTCGACGCCTGGGTCAGCAAATGGGAGGGCCCGGAACTCACCGCCGGGGAATCCAACGCCGCCACCGAGAAGGCCACCATCGTCTTCGAACGGATCGAGCTCGAGTGA
- a CDS encoding phage tail sheath family protein produces the protein MPSYLSPGVYVEEVQNGSRPIEGVGTAVAAFVGFAPQGPFHEPTLVTNWNQYVENFGGFDDGYLAHAVYGYFANGGGSAYVVRIGGPAQTSAQSAAPAESRPDPVELGDLRISALPGAGGEVTVEVADADGDNPPDDRFKLLVRQGGKVSETFDVSTRRNVKSYVVNQVRERSKLIEITEPAAALSRPDNQSVTLPATPAPSNAPAKVDAGEYVGDLAARTGFGGLETVDEITMVAVPDLMSAHQRGLIDAEGVRTVQLAAISHCEQLGDRVAILDAPPGLNAQQVRNWRADQAGYDSHYASLYYPWIKVFDPGTGRNALVPPSGHVAGVWARSDNERGVHKAPANEVIRGAVDLETRLSKGEQDQLNPIGVNCVRAFAGRGIRIWGARTLSSDPAWRYLNVRRLFNYLEESILLGTQWVVFEPNDDRLWASIRRNISAFLHEAWRDGALFGRTPDEAFYVKCDRDNNPQESIDLGRVVCEIGVAPVKPAEFVIFRLSQFSDSTSLLSE, from the coding sequence ATGCCGTCGTACCTGTCCCCAGGCGTGTACGTCGAAGAGGTCCAGAACGGCTCGCGGCCGATCGAGGGCGTCGGGACCGCGGTCGCCGCCTTCGTCGGGTTCGCGCCGCAAGGGCCGTTCCACGAACCCACGCTGGTGACGAACTGGAACCAGTACGTCGAGAACTTCGGCGGGTTCGACGACGGGTACCTCGCGCACGCGGTGTACGGCTACTTCGCCAACGGCGGCGGCTCGGCCTACGTCGTGCGCATCGGCGGACCCGCGCAGACCTCCGCGCAGTCCGCAGCGCCCGCCGAATCCCGCCCGGACCCGGTCGAACTCGGCGACCTGCGGATCTCCGCGCTGCCGGGCGCGGGCGGCGAGGTGACCGTGGAGGTCGCCGACGCCGACGGGGACAACCCGCCGGACGACCGGTTCAAGCTGCTGGTGCGCCAGGGCGGCAAGGTCAGCGAGACCTTCGACGTCTCCACCCGGCGCAACGTCAAGAGCTACGTGGTCAACCAGGTCCGCGAACGCTCCAAGCTCATCGAGATCACCGAGCCCGCAGCGGCGCTGAGCCGCCCGGACAACCAGTCGGTCACGCTGCCCGCCACCCCGGCGCCGAGCAACGCACCGGCCAAAGTGGACGCCGGCGAGTACGTCGGGGACCTCGCCGCGCGCACCGGGTTCGGCGGCCTGGAAACGGTCGACGAGATCACGATGGTCGCGGTGCCCGACCTGATGAGCGCCCACCAGCGCGGGCTGATCGACGCCGAGGGCGTGCGCACCGTGCAGCTGGCGGCCATCTCGCACTGCGAGCAGCTCGGCGACCGGGTCGCGATCTTGGACGCCCCGCCCGGGCTGAACGCCCAGCAGGTGCGGAACTGGCGGGCCGACCAGGCCGGTTACGACTCGCACTACGCTTCGCTCTACTACCCGTGGATCAAGGTCTTCGACCCGGGCACCGGACGCAACGCACTGGTGCCGCCGAGCGGGCACGTCGCCGGGGTCTGGGCGCGCAGCGACAACGAACGCGGCGTGCACAAGGCACCGGCCAACGAGGTGATCCGCGGCGCGGTGGATCTGGAGACGCGGCTGAGCAAGGGCGAGCAGGACCAGCTCAACCCGATCGGCGTGAACTGCGTGCGCGCGTTCGCCGGGCGCGGCATCCGGATCTGGGGTGCCCGCACCCTTTCCTCCGACCCTGCCTGGCGGTACTTGAACGTGCGTCGGCTGTTCAACTACCTGGAGGAGTCGATCCTGCTCGGCACCCAGTGGGTCGTGTTCGAGCCGAACGACGACCGGTTGTGGGCCAGCATCCGCCGCAACATCAGCGCCTTCCTGCACGAGGCGTGGCGCGACGGCGCGCTTTTCGGCCGCACTCCGGACGAAGCCTTCTACGTCAAGTGCGACCGGGACAACAACCCGCAGGAATCCATCGACCTCGGCCGGGTGGTGTGCGAGATCGGAGTGGCGCCGGTGAAACCCGCGGAGTTCGTCATCTTCCGGCTCTCGCAGTTCTCCGACAGCACCAGCCTGCTCAGCGAATGA